One Rosa chinensis cultivar Old Blush chromosome 3, RchiOBHm-V2, whole genome shotgun sequence DNA window includes the following coding sequences:
- the LOC112195283 gene encoding disease resistance protein At4g27190-like — protein sequence MESQAKIHVNILSEDDAWNLFLKKARRSIQKSTPFYEVARKVARECAGLPVALIAVARALGDKDFEDWKLAARQLEMSQPANLDEEKDVFKCIKLSYDYLESVDAKSCFLLCCLFPEDYDIRVEDLMSYGFGTGLFRHVNNTIEYARVRAHSVTRYLKASCLLLDGTKEGYVRMHDVIRDMAISIAFSVDGHASLVKTNCHLKDWSMDADEGYSAISLIESNICKLPNKLVCSKLQILLLQKNADIREIPITFFQSPNDLRVLDLSNTGISSLSLSFSLLTRLQALHLDDCKSMIDISMLGKLKKLEILSMRRCCSIKKFPKEIGNLTNLRMLDLTAARFETAPSQVISRLYRLEVLCMRCYFGVWGCKAAGGCFCFLSSASFDELIGLSSLNTLKLFVCGAECLPQNVEFNPNWDRFCIIIHRYYEDFLFLYDEAFPHRSSRTLIMVETMNNLPDWFISVVTERTDDLWYTGRHGLTNLLEEHDRGRLHGLKYLCIESSEYAKVLLNTITWTRVSNEPVFENLEELEISEDHLEELCVGELPPGSLRNLKKLMMGDCYWLVKPLLPSKLLHRLESLEELRCSRMRAMKYVFGFEGHEPQHVVLTRLSMISLRSMNSLINIWDGPAPSGIFQSLKIFSLVNCQKLEYLFTSDVARCLLQLEDVLVEECECLDRIIEASEEIESNKIVLPQLKNLVLKRLPKLTRLSSTSSSTIDIEIECPTLEHLHVSECPQLSISASDFNSSNEVQQDDHRHWSTLPYRIDDVRCRSTSLLLMSANLARAQQARAPSFEFKMRAAL from the exons ATGGAGAGCCAAGCAAAAATTCATGTCAATATCTTATCAGAAGATGATGCTTGGAACTTGTTTTTGAAGAAGGCAAGAAGGTCTATTCAAAAGTCTACTCCTTTCTATGAAGTAGCCAGAAAGGTAGCTAGAGAATGTGCTGGTCTCCCAGTTGCATTGATTGCAGTTGCTAGGGCACTTGGAGATAAAGATTTTGAAGACTGGAAACTAGCAGCTCGACAACTTGAGATGTCTCAACCTGCCAACCTTGACGAGGAGAAAGATGTGTTCAAGTGCATTAAGTTGAGCTATGATTACCTTGAAAGTGTCGACGCCAAGTCTTGCTTCTTGCTTTGCTGCCTATTCCCAGAAGATTATGACATCCGTGTTGAAGACTTGATGAGCTATGGGTTCGGAACAGGGTTGTTTCGACATGTCAACAACACAATAGAATATGCCAGAGTCAGAGCACATTCGGTTACTAGATACCTTAAAGCTTCTTGTCTGCTTTTGGATGGGACAAAAGAAGGGTATGTAAGGATGCATGATGTCATTCGAGATATGGCCATATCTATTGCATTCTCTGTAGATGGCCACGCCTCTTTGGTGAAAACTAATTGTCATTTGAAAGATTGGTCGATGGATGCGGACGAAGGCTACTCAGCAATCTCACTAATCGAGAGCAACATTTGCAAGCTTCCCAACAAGTTGGTATGTTCAAAACTTCAGATTTTATTGCTACAAAAAAATGCTGATATAAGAGAGATCCCAATAACCTTTTTTCAAAGCCCCAATGATTTAAGGGTCTTAGATCTTAGCAACACTGGCATTTCATCATTGTCCCTTTCATTCAGTCTCCTAACCAGACTCCAAGCTTTGCATTTAGATGATTGCAAGTCCATGATTGACATATCCATGCTTGGAAAACTGAAAAAGCTTGAGATTCTTAGTATGAGACGCTGTTGCTCTATTAAGAAATTTCcaaaagagattggaaatttGACGAATTTAAGAATGTTGGACTTGACTGCAGCCCGTTTTGAGACAGCTCCCTCTCAAGTGATATCAAGGTTGTATAGATTGGAAGTACTGTGCATGAGATGttattttggcgtgtggggTTGTAAAGCTGCGGGAGgctgcttttgttttctttctagtGCTAGCTTTGATGAGTTAATTGGCTTGTCAAGTTTAaacactttgaagcttttcgTCTGTGGTGCAGAATGCTTGCCTCAAAACGTTGAGTTCAATCCAAATTGGGACAGGTTTTGTATAATTATCCACAGATACTACGAGGACTTTTTGTTCCTTTATGACGAGGCCTTCCCACATCGTTCTTCAAGAACATTGATCATGGTCGAAACCATGAATAACTTACCCGATTGGTTCATCAGTGTAGTGACAGAAAGAACAGATGATTTATGGTACACAGGTCGCCATGGCTTAACTAACCTTCTCGAGGAACACGACCGTGGGAGATTACATGGACTAAAGTATTTGTGTATAGAATCTTCCGAATATGCCAAAGTGTTGTTGAACACAATAACATGGACTAGGGTGTCAAATGAACCTGTGTTTGAGAACTTGGAAGAGTTGGAAATCTCCGAGGATCACTTGGAGGAGCTATGTGTCGGTGAATTACCACCTGGCTCTCTACGTAATCTTAAGAAATTGATGATGGGTGATTGTTATTGGTTGGTGAAACCGCTTTTACCGTCAAAGTTGTTGCACAGATTAGAGAGTTTGGAAGAACTACGTTGTTCTCGTATGCGGGCAATGAAATATGTGTTTGGATTTGAAGGGCATGAACCACAACACGTTGTCTTGACGAGGCTGAGTATGATTTCATTGAGATCCATGAACAGCTTAATAAACATATGGGATGGTCCTGCTCCATCTGGAATCTTCCAGAGTCTCAAAATCTTTTCCTTGGTTAATTGCCAGAAACTGGAATATCTCTTCACATCTGATGTAGCTCGATGTCTTTTGCAATTGGAAGACGTTTTGGTAGAGGAATGCGAATGCTTGGATAGAATAATTGAAGCGAGTGAGGAAATAGAGAGCAACAAGATCGTTCTTCCACAGTTAAAGAACTTGGTTTTAAAACGTCTTCCAAAGCTCACAAGGCTGTCCAGTACAAGTAGCAGTACTATTGATATTGAAATTGAGTGCCCTACATTGGAACACTTACATGTCTCTGAGTGCCCCCAGTTATCAATCTCTGCTTCTGATTTCAACAGCAGCAACGAAGTCCAACAAGATGATCACCGGCATTGGAGCACACTACCGTATAGGATCGACGACGTGAGGTGCCGCTCAACCTCTCTACTTTTGATGAG TGCCAACTTGGCACGGGCTCAACAGGCACGGGCTCCGTCATTCGAGTTTAAAATGAGAGCTGCATTGTAG